ATATGTGATATTACATGTTATGATAGTCTGATAGTAGATAGTAGATAATACAGTAGTTGCAATAAATTTCTTTTGAAAatgaattcaaatttaatttatttaatatattaaaatgcaTTATGGTAAGTTGGTAACCACCAACCACTCCAAAATTGAATCTTTCGTAACATATGCGGGAATATGCCAAACAACATTGCTTCTGTGCATGTGATGAGAGTGAATTAAGGATTAGTTTATATAGTAAAGTAAGAAAGTATAGTGTATAGTGAGGCACTGAATTGTGCAGTGTAGTCTGTTTTTGAGTACAAAATGTTGAGTGTTGTTTAGACGTGTTGGAATGGCATTCCCTCAATTACAGGCTCCGATCCCGAGAATCATTTTTTAATGCACGATGCCAGATGAACTCCCTCTGACCACTATTATGACATTTGCTTTGCCTTTTCTTCTATCTTCCCACTATTGGAGTTTTTATGTGTCTGTAAAAAGATTCATTATTTGACAATACTATAACAGGATATTATTAGGATAAGATAACAAAACAATGACTACTACCTTCATTCGGTCAATTATTGACCTTCAAATTTTAGCTTTACAAACTCAACAACGAGAGCCATTCAACTAGCATAGGATTCTAATCTTCATCTCCACGTGATTTGTCGCTTTACACCACATGACTCCATCACCTAATATCACAACAGAATTTACACAGAACCTTCCCACTCTCAGCATTAATCTGAGGTAGGTGGGGGTCACTTGTTCTTATGTCACTTCTCACTATTTTCTGGAATTTTGTTTCTCATGTCTATTTCATTTTGAATTTCTTTTCCTGCTATTTTTACCTACAAAGGCAGTGTGGAAGATATAACAAAGTGTAAACACAACTTTGGTAtcatttttattcatatatacACATTTTTACCATACCATCTTTTCCATCAAATTTGTGTTTATACTTTTCTAAGTTTAAGAAAAACAAGCATTCACCTTCCTGCCATTGGAGGCAATCGTACTAAACATATAGCACCAtcattacatataaaataaatttgtcaGTTTTGTGATGACTAATGGACTAAAgaaacatataattaaattgGTAGAGTTTTTTAAGAATTAAACACTCAATTCAGATGCTTAAAACCATTAAATTGGTAGAGTTTATGTAGTAGTTGGTGCAGTAAATGTGGAGGAAAAGGTTATTTAATGGAGATGTGGGACATTAATAAGACCCTGAAAACTCTAAAAGGAGAAGATGACAGAAGACTATGAAGCTAACTGGGGCTATGGCTAGAGAAGAGACCTATTAAGTGGGGCTTTCTTCTCAGTCAATCAACAATAAGAAGCATCTGTCTGTAGCATCTCCCTACCCCATTGAAAACGATTTTACTCCCACTTTTCAATTTGAATCTCCCACATTTAGATGCTTAGCTTATCTTCCCTTTTTCACCTAGATTTTCTCATTCTTGCGCATGGTCATGAACAGGGCACACAAACATAGGCACGCATTCATACAGTAATTAAACTAGTTCATTTATGTAGCTTTTCACTATTCTTTAACTTCCAATAAAACTCTTAGGTGACTTAAAGCTTAAAAATTCATCAATATCTAGCCGACCTTTATACGACTTAAGCAagacatttaaaataaaacttttagaTCGGTTATTCATCATCAAAAGTTATTTCATTAGTACTTATATACTCAGATTCAAAAGCAGTAACATGAGATACAAGTCCTATAACCAACTAAACCTACCTTGGTTAGCTTTCTGTACATTACACGAATCAGTAGATAGAGTTCATTACTTTATAGATTTACAGATAAGGGAACATGTCTTTTATGCAATACCAAACGAAGCAGATAAACATGCAGCAGACAACCTCAATTATATTTGACGTCAGCTACTTCATCAGAGGATAATAATACATTTACCTTGCAGAGAACGAAATTAACACAGGCCGGCAAGTAAAACTAGATAAAAATGAAGCATGCAAGCAAATAGGTCATTTTTATTACTTATTCAGATCTTTATACAAATACCCTAGTCTAAACTCCTGAATTTAAGGTCTAGCTTGGTAGATTAATAACACAGACATGAAACGACTTAATAATATCTAGCAAGAATTACACACaactaaattaatattagttCTAGCTAGCTCTAACTAGCTAATTAAGGTTGGTGAAGGTTTGTTCCGACCTCTGCGATCAATTAGCCCTTTCAACATGGCGTATAAACACAGTTTCTATGTCCGGTGGAGTGAAGAACTCTCTAGCTCCACCAAGATAGTTGCACTTCAAAGAAGGTTTTCTCTTCCTAGGTGCTGGTGGACACTTCGACGTGGTTGGAATCTTTGCTTCTTCCCCTTTTGGTGTCGTTGAACAGTCTGCCACGtcaccttcatcttcttcatcttctttctccacagtggtggtggtggtgtatATTGGCTTCAATGGCGCACGCAAAGAGATTCCAGCGATGACCCATTTTCTAGTACTATCTGTCTCTTCCACTTGTGGCTTCTCCGAGAACCCCATATTTAACCACCAAAAGGGTAATATGAATATGTATGTATAGAAGGGAATAAGCGAATAAAGATGGTTCtttactatatattttttcctttttcttgttCACTACTCTTTTGGGTGTAAACTGATAGAGGAATAATGGAGAGGAATCAGATGAAACCAGTAGGAAAGTGTTGACTAGGAAAAAGCGAGGGAAAAGAGAGTGAGATGAGGAATAAAGCAGGAAACTAAGAAAAGTTTGCACTGAGAAAGATGGAGAAACGGATTAAAAGAAAAAGGATGTTTGGTTAAGGTTGAAAGGAAGTGCTTCTTTGAAGATTGTTGAGGGCGAGGGGACAAAGGAAAAGCCATGTTTAAGAGTTTAAACGCTTTTATAGGGCTTTTGGTACGCCTACGTGCAAAATCATTACTGGTATATGCAAAAAATTatgagaaaatttatttttgtattcacattttttttcttattttcactttacaacttcttttaataataaaatatcatgtttaattgataaaaataaaaataaacacaattatatgtaaTGGTAATTTTACTCTCACTAcctcataaaaatatttttatttattaacaacaaaaaatgttaaaaatattgtattatcaatatcatattattaaataatcatGCACATCTTTATTTTTCGTTGCATTGTTTGTAATTTATGATGTGataaaaaatttgaattcaTTATTAACTTATTAGTATAGTAAAAATTGATAACCGCATAATTAATGTTTGTACGTTTGTAAGAATGGATAAATTGTCTTTTATTCTCTTGCGATTAATTTTACTTACCTTGACCAACTctatcttttttaatttttataaccaCTTAATCCTGCTAAAATTTGGATTGATAGAAAAAACACTGTACAACTATAACTAAAATCCTGGTTAATAAGTCCAAAATCATAACTAATTGTAATAAatgtaaaagattttttttttaatttaataaaaaaaatgtagaatAAAGTGAGaagataaaacaaattaaactaAGAAGAGTTCTCAACAACTCGAAGCATGTCATATAAGCAGTGTCATTCACACCTCAAATTTTTTACTATTAAGTTTAATACAAACTATCTATTTTGTATTTATAGAATAATagacatattttgtttttttaagatAGAAAACATAAcatgtataaattataatagGGTTAAAATATCcctaaaataatttgtattaatttatattttctattgtgataaaaaaaattagataatataaataatggATAGATTTGATTAGACTTTTGTAAGACCAATTCTATTAAGCTTCAAAGTTCAAACAAATGTGAGCGAGCCCTGAAACTTTTACTAGGAAAAAGTAGAAAAATttaaggagaaaaaaaatactataatagTGTCTATTATTTTCCATATTAGCAATCCCAAAGCAACCTATGAAGTCCAAAATCAACTTGCATTTCCTTGTTTGTGAGGTTGCATGTTTGCCCACAACCTCCCATATTCTCATAACATGTTTTGTGAAGTGTTGAAGTACCAAAATTCATGTTACATGTTTGGTGAACTTTTAAGTACCCATTCTCACACTTTGTGCTCAACTATTCACTTTTTTCCAGGAGTATCTTgttaagtatattttaaaaatgataaagaatAATATGTtctattcatttaaaaaaaaatattatctcttAATCTTTTTATGTTACAAACTTCTTTTTGAAATAAAGGAATTAAAACAATAACTATtcattgaaattaatttaacaAAAACAGAAGGATACCCACTGTTGGTAACAACACCTCCCTGACATTTGCAACAGAGAAGTGAATGGTGAAGAACTTCAACGCGGAACTGTGGAAGTAATTAATGACATTAAATGCAAAGtgcaatattttgattttttttttgttcataaTTACTCATAAAAAACGAGGGatacaatttttttgtttttataaaggATTTATTGTTTTCAAAAGTTGAGACAtctaagttaattttttaacttaacttatgaaaaaaattgactcattttattttatataaatatttataaatgaatttaCTATAATAGAACCTAGTATTATAAAGTaacataaataaatgaaaatatacttactgattttatttttggattaataaaaattgataaattaaagaATAAGTAATGTAAAACCCGTTATTTATTGTATAGATTATTTAAACATTAACTAATGCTACAATTGGTCTATAAACATCTGATATTATTGAAAAAGGCTATATTTTTTGTCTAAAATATCCTTGTTTAATATTTGTAGTTTTAGTTgacacttttattatttttcaaaattatagtTCTAGATAGAGTAGTTAAGAACGTATACTCTTATATTAGATTAGGACTGAGAAATTTTGTGTTAttcatttcaaattattttttttccggTAAAAACATGctagttaattaaaattaatttgaaaaaaataattaatacattATTCAATTACTGAAGAGTTTtatgaaaaggaaaatactttttaaaatggttttataAATAGGGTAGAAACACTTATTATGCTAAATAAGTGAGAAAATCAGTAAAAgaaacactataagaaaaataaaattattcttaaaccaaattttataattatattaataagttTTCATAAAGCATCTTTTACAATTACGTTGGCTGATTATCTATAAAATTTGATTATTGGACCGTAAGCACAACTTTTTGGTGAGTAAAGTTTAATATTAAGAGGACTCACTTCACTTGATTTAAAGCGATAAACCATTAAATAACAGCTGACCGAGAGaactgaaaaagaaagaaatatggTGCCCGTCTGATAATATCTGACCATCGGGCAGGACGTAATAGAGAGAGCACTGATTGGGTTTTGGTGACAAATTTTCAGCGTATATTGGGATCATCAcaagtaataaaataataataataataatatatataataataataataaatcctATGTTGTTCCCCTTATGCTTAAAAAGGCTTCATGCTTCAAagcacttttcttttctttttctgtatAATTTCATTCGGAGGGGCCCTTTCTGAACAATTGCCtctgattttgaaaatcaaatcaaatcaaaagtTTTCTAAAGAAATTCCATATTGAATCAAAACCTTGTATTATTATTGACTGATGTTTCAGCATATTCGTGACAAGTTGTGACCCATATAGTGTTATACATCATGCTCGtctagtttttaaaatttcacaatCTTTGGTTCTGAAACACTCAGaatctttgtttttaatttataaacttcAAATAATATTGAGTTTTCGTTTACTATTTTCTATATAcggtataattttattatatatctttTTCATCCACTTGTAAGAAATAGCtttattgtttttatctttttttttcttaaagtataattttcttatttgtgatattttataaaacgagatattgataataataggaaatattttttatcttcagtattattttcattcttttaattatatattttattttaaatgttttataatttaaagtatttattttactattttgaGATATTGATATTGATAAATGTtagctttattttattatattattttaaatattttatttcaatgttGAAAATATAGATTAAGTGAAGAGAGAATTGAATTGTATTATGTTATAAGTAATTTGTGGAAAGAATAACTGAATACAGTCATCTATGAGTGATTGAAAGCCGAAATAATACTCAAAGTGTTAGTTAAGAGTGACTACGAGTTTAAATGATACTTAATGGGTTAGTTAGAAGTAGTTACGAGCTCAAAAAGAATACTCACATTGTACTTTGTAGCATTGATTTGTTTAGTAGAATTCTAAatgttgatatatatatatatatattagtttgtGTTGTCAAATGCACGAGTATAAAAATACATTGtgtatttatgttttattttatcaaaatcaAAAGTTATTGTTTGATAACTTGTTATACAAAACTATAGTCAAAATATTTACCTTCAAATGATATTtatgaaaagcttttaaaaataaattaaaacacaaTCCAACTTTCCTTGTACTTTTCTGGTTTTTTCACACAAATTAATAGCAACAAAACTTGGACATATTCAAACACACGAGCAAGCATTAAAAGAAGATGCACCCCGTGAAAGAAGCCAACACATATTAGTATGAACTTTAAGATAAACAAACACATCAAACATAAGATAAGAAAGCATTTtactatataatttttgtttcacAAGTGTAAGGACCTAGAGAATAGCTTTAGagtaaaaattgtatattttaaatgaaacctgaatatttattattaaagtaaaaagagtatataaatagaaaaatcagtTACCAATGTTTCATTTTAAAGTAATCACCATCTCTCTAAACTTTTCATTTTTCCTTCCTTGACCCTCTCTCTAACTTTCTGAACATCTTTGTCGTTAGAATGACAATCGAGTTCATCATTGCATTCCTGACAACAAATACTACGAGACTATTCGATCAGAGTTTTAAACAGTGTAAGCTCATTTTTGCTCATTTTTCCTTTGAGTCAGTTTTGAAAGGTTAAGTTTGTAGCTTCAGAATTAATCCCATTAACTCAGGGTTATAGTAATGTAGTTAGAATTTTTATCAAGactttgtggtgcaggttaagctaCCCTTGAGCTTTTGGTAGGTTTGGATCTCTTAGTGAGCACCTGCTCAAACTCAGGTAAGCtagttttaatttcaaatagaaccctaggttagaagatgtagatgtgggggtgacgtggtcactagttccaaattttgtttgcaAGATTTATTGTTTCTGAGTAATGTAGGGTATTATTTGAAAATCAAATGTGAATGAGTTATTGAATTTGTTCTTGTTTGACTTTGAATTATGTAAATTGGGTTAGATATAATTACTCTCTATAGATTGATAAAGTGAATTGATGATAGCATTCCTACCATGTTGAATAAGATATGTGTGgtttaaattgttaaattagATTGTATATGTATGATGAAATTAGGCAGAATTATTCAGATTTTCTGCATGTCTCTCTCTCAGGCGAGATCATTCTCGCTCAGGCAAGATAATTATCGCTCAAGCGATAATAGAATGAAAAGGCGAAGTACTATTAGGTCCATCCTCGATCAAGCGAGAAGGAATCTCGCTCAGACGAAATGGAGTAAATTCTGGGGTGGTCTCGGGTTCAATCTCATTCAAGCGAGCAAGATTTCACTCAAGCGAGCAAAATTTCACTTAagccaacaaaaaaaaaacttaaaaacttaaatttttatttttgctttagagagcttaatttattattgcttatttttttaagttaaaaatttaaattttatttaaaaatatagttaaaggaacttagttatgtgtttgagtgaattttttatatatttgaattgtttagaaagtttaaaatatgatgtgCTTGAATAGTGTATTGATGTATTAAATGAAGTATGCAATGAGGTGAACATGTGATcaatacataatatttttaggaAATGAAATattgtgttgagattgttagTAAGGTGTACTGATTTGTGAGTATTATGTGAATGAGACGATCATGACTCTACTaatataatggaatcatataaaTGAAGTTATTCCGTCGATGAAAGTCAAAGGAGGTTCATTTTCATTTGACTGAGtttgaggtttgaaagaactaaTCAGACAACTCATATGGATTTATCCTGTCATATGAGATGATGAGGTGATTATGCACATGACTGTGTGATTTCAGAGTGTGTAGTATGATAGATACATGTCTTTGAATGCTAAGTTCAATACACAAGTCATCTGAAAGTATAAATAAGTGTCTGAGTATGTCAATATAAATCTAACACGAGTAATATTGATGATAAACATTGATAGACACTAGATAATTTTGtgcaaattataaaaaattgataaattatgcttttttattaaaagtaacATTTATATTAGAATGCTTAAAAATAATTAGCgtatattttaatttggtttCTCTAGTCACACTTTAGaggaaataattaattatacttttaattaaaaatattccatttttaatttcttaattattCTATGCCTTTGGcatttattaaatcatattttttttgtaaattaaataacatattatagtttagaaacatattttattttctttgatatacaaaatttaaataaaaaacgaagttttgtattttattaattcttaaGCTATAGCATCATgcttaataaaaatttatatagtaTATATAATTTACGTTTTGTTACGAGTCACCCTAgctaaaaaataaaactcaaaTGTCAATATCAATCCACCAAGAATGTCAATCATACAAGATAAGTTGACGTCATATTTAaccaaaaatatcaaaaaaaataattatatatttttctcatttatattttgcttattttatttatttttacctaatataaaacttaaattCACACTTAAACACCGTATTAATcttacaataataattttttttatgtctttCTTATTCTAATATAGTAGGAGACTTTCACTCATACTTTAATTCTTACCTCTTTAATCTAGTTCCAATTTCAAAAGGGATTAGTCCTAATATCAACGCTTTGGTTCCAGTTTCAGATCAGAAGGGGCATTTTGTAACACCTCTATCTATCTATGTTGAACCTTTCTTCTTAGAACATCCAAAACACATGACATTCAAGGATAGTTGGATTGTGATGACACAAGGTAATAAAGGTGCAAGAGAGAATAAATATACACCTGAAAGATTGTCACTTCAGACATgatataaaacaaaatcaaaggTTTAAGGATTATATCCAACGAAGGACAAATAGTAGAAAGGGAGGTTATGTTTTTTAAGAGATGGGTGGATGGATTGAAGTGCTTTCAAAAGCACGAGTATATAATGCAACTTTTAGGATGGTTTTCTTACAATCTTGAATAACCTCTATTGTCTTCGTATTGCTCCATGAATTCATCATTGAAGTTCTTGAAACTGTCCATAATTGCAGGCATCTCTTCCTCAGCTGGTAAAATAGTTGTCCTCAAATGGAAAACCCTATCAGCAAAAGTTTGACAGTCATTAGAAAGTAGTTAAAGAAAACAAGTGGAATGTTTATTTTCTACATCATATATGTTGTAGTTCTGGAAGGTTTACTTCAAAAGTATATTATCAAGTACTGAGGTGAAGCCTTGGGGTACTGGTAGATATGTACATGGACAAAAAAAATATCTCTATAACTACTGCATAGCTGATAGAGAAATAATTCTTATATGGCCTAGTTAAAGCACATTCTCTTTCCATGACAACCATCATGGGACTAGGCATGTGATCACTCCAAAGGAAAAGGGATACAATTTCCAAGTAAAGGGATAAGTATTTACCCTTCTTTCTGTCCAAATCCTGAACCAGGAACTGTGGATATGCCAGTAGCTTCCAAAAGCTTAAGGCAGTAGAAAACATCTGCAACCTTTCCAGCCTGTTTAGCAGCCTCTATAGCTCTTGGTGGCAAGCGTATTTGAGGGAAAGAGTACATGGCACCTGAACAAAACTCGAGGAATTACTAAAGTTTTACAAGGCATGAGTCAATTTGAAGCATAAGAATTCAAGCTGCTTTGGAATATTACTGTTTATACCTTCAGTAAAATTACAAACCACATTTCTGCAACTGTTGAATCCATCAGTCATTAACCTTGCTCTTCTTCTCAGTGATTCAAGTATTCCATTGCTGCATATTACAGGCAAAAGTCAACTCTACATAATAACCCACCCCTTTTTTCTTATGATTTCGGATATTTTGAGGGTATGGGAGAAAGAATGAATTTCTCATGTTCGAAGAGTAAACTTCTTCTATTGGAAAAATCTTATATCTTATGTGAAACCGAGACATACGTTAGAAAAAATGCAATATAAAATTTTTCATTTCTATTCATATCAATATGATAGAATATTCAAATGAAATACTATAAATCTATTTATACCTCGTCTAGTAATTAACTCAGAATATAGAATATCGTTCTGTATCTCTATatagataaatataatttatattgaaaaataaaagttaactGAACAAATTTATGACCTATATCATAGCATGATTACCTCTCCCTAACAAACTGGTCATAAGAAATATCTCCAGGTTTAAGTGGATTGATCATAACTCCCATCTGTAGAACAAGGTAAAAAATGAGAAGAATGATGAAGAAATGCCCACGGAAAGAGAGACTACTCACTAAAGTAACACTTTGAATAAGTATATTAAgactaaattaaaatatcaaagaGAAACATTCAGATTCAACTCACAAATATTTGTGCTGGAACATTTGGACTAAGTGATATTGATGCAACCTTGTAGATCTCATCAACTGTCTGCAGAAAAAATCAGGATAAAAGAAAAGCATCATCAGGCTAGCTatagaaaaaattgaaaagctCACAATTTATTTGAACACCTTACATGTAGAGTCAGAAGGTCCTACATCCAGAAACAGGCATTGAGTGCAAAAAGTATTTTGTAACAGAAGTTATTCATTTCACCATATTGCATGTGGCACTCGTGTACCTAACCCATTGGTTAATGTGTAATAGTGTTTTTCTCGGAGCATTTTAGTCAACAACATATATTCATGTATTTTGTTAGTATTCTTTGTTCGTGTAAATTTTCAGAGCATTACAGTATTTTGAGTGGCTTGACATACTAAAAAGGATTGACGCAATCAATCTTGATggatataaaatcatttatgaGCTCTTTTATCTAAGAGCTTGGGACAGTTCTTCATGACACAGTATGACCATAATGGTCCAGAGTTTGATCACTTAAAGTTAAAGCTCACCACAAGGTTGGGTGACCCTGAGCATTGTTCATGCTTCAAGTGGAGCCTAAAGGGCAACTCTAAGCATTATTCATGCTTCCAGCAAAGTCTAAAGGACTTGTGCGTGAGGGCATCTCATACATAAAGCAATTCATGTGTTTTCAGCTCACAATTTTAGGCTATTGGAATAGTTTATTCATGACAATTCTGTACTGAATTTTTACATACTGCTATTGTTGCGAGAAATACCAGTTTGGAACTCAGAAAGAGATTCACCAACACAAGATATGAAAAGGCAAACCTCTGGAGGAATGTTGGTCATTTCAAAATATCCACCCCGCTGTCCACATTCACCATAATAACCTTTTGATACAGAGTGAAAAGAAATAAGCTGGACTTCCTTGCTTATAGGCGGGCCCAAGTCCATCAAAACCTTCCCATgtagaaaattatatattagtTCGCCTTAACATCTGAAGCAAAATATTAGTTTAGCCACAGCTTCAGCACAAAAAACATACCTTTTTAGAACTAATGAAGGGTCGTTCATCCTGATATATATTCTGCTGGTAAACCTCATCTCCAAGCAAGGCTAAATTTTCTTGATAGCAGAATTGCAAAATCTCTCTTAGATTAGCTTCACTAAGGCACTGACCGGTAGGATTTCCAGGATTTATGATGACCATGGCTTTAACCTAACcaaaattcaatttataattttgatgcTTAATTCAAATAAAGCATTCCATAAACACGTGAGAAaagatttaaataaataaaaataacatatcaGAAGGATATTAGTTTTGCAattcaaattttagaaaaataaaaataattcaccTTTAGATGATTTATTCACTGGTAGAACTTacttttcaagaaaaaaaacaagatattttaaaatttcatatgGGAAGATTGCTCGTCAATCAGCCATGTaccattttgtttctttttccttgTATGTTGCACAAAGCAACAGAAAAGTCATTTCTAAAAGTCAAATTAGAAGAGATAGGAAGAAAAGTATAAACACCAAATGGTTTCGTTATGATAAGATTCATGCCCTTCACATTGATTCAGCATCTTTCATACATTTAAGcatttagtttttttagtttaatctAGAAACAAGTGGAAACTTAACATTGTAAGGGAAAAATGCATACAGTTATTCCTTTAAAGCGAGCTTGTTCAACTGATTGACGAAGTTCTTTAACATCAAGACCCCAATTTGCTGTCTCTTCAAGGTAGTATGGAACAAGAGTACCACCAAGCAGAGCAATTGTTGCTGAGTAGAGTGGGTACTGTGGAACTGGAACCAAAATCTGGCAACAAGAAGTGTTGGGTAATTCTTTCAATAGCATTGTGAATATAGAAAACTGAAGTGctaataataagaatataaaaCTACATTACCCCATCGTCTTGATTTCTGATGATAGTATTTAATATCTGCATCACTCCCTTGCTGGCACCATCAGTGAGATATATGAGCTCT
The sequence above is a segment of the Phaseolus vulgaris cultivar G19833 chromosome 2, P. vulgaris v2.0, whole genome shotgun sequence genome. Coding sequences within it:
- the LOC137809352 gene encoding cyclin-dependent protein kinase inhibitor SMR6-like; its protein translation is MGFSEKPQVEETDSTRKWVIAGISLRAPLKPIYTTTTTVEKEDEEDEGDVADCSTTPKGEEAKIPTTSKCPPAPRKRKPSLKCNYLGGAREFFTPPDIETVFIRHVERAN
- the LOC137811350 gene encoding glutamate--glyoxylate aminotransferase 2 produces the protein MPPKPLDHALINENVKKSQYAVRGELYLRASELQKEGKKIIFTNVGNPHALGQRPLTFPRQVVALCQAPFLLDDPNVGLIFPADAIARAKHYLSLTSGGLGAYSDSRGIPGVRKEVAEFILRRDGYPSDPELIYLTDGASKGVMQILNTIIRNQDDGILVPVPQYPLYSATIALLGGTLVPYYLEETANWGLDVKELRQSVEQARFKGITVKAMVIINPGNPTGQCLSEANLREILQFCYQENLALLGDEVYQQNIYQDERPFISSKKVLMDLGPPISKEVQLISFHSVSKGYYGECGQRGGYFEMTNIPPETVDEIYKVASISLSPNVPAQIFMGVMINPLKPGDISYDQFVRESNGILESLRRRARLMTDGFNSCRNVVCNFTEGAMYSFPQIRLPPRAIEAAKQAGKVADVFYCLKLLEATGISTVPGSGFGQKEGVFHLRTTILPAEEEMPAIMDSFKNFNDEFMEQYEDNRGYSRL